From Pectinophora gossypiella chromosome 16, ilPecGoss1.1, whole genome shotgun sequence, one genomic window encodes:
- the LOC126373671 gene encoding COP9 signalosome complex subunit 4 isoform X2, which produces MQLNMPLNLQGVRQYLSELRNSGGLHKDQAEKYRNVLMEILKNPEGELAECLKAFVEAIVNENVSLVISRQLLTDVSTHLALLADNVSQEVSHFALDVIQPRVISFEEQVASIRQHLADIYERNQNWKEAANVLVGIPLETGQKQYSVDYKLETYLKIARLYLEVDDPVQAEAFVNRASLLQAETTNEQLQIYYKVCYARVLDYRRKFIEAAQRYNELSYRNIIHEDERMTCLRNALICTVLASAGQQRSRMLATLFKDERCQQLPAYSILEKMYLDRIIRRSELHEFEALMQTHQKATTSDGTTILDRAVFEHNLLSASKLYNNITFEELGALLETPPAKAERIASHMISEGRMNGYIDQISSVVHFETREILPQWDKQIQSLCYQVNSLIEQIAAAEPEWMAKLMEEEMIQ; this is translated from the exons atgcaATTAAATATGCCTCTCAATCTACAAGGAGTAAGGCAGTACCTTAGTGAACTTAGAAATTCTGGCGGACTTCACAAAGATCAGGCAGAAAA GTACCGCAATGTTCTCATGGAAATTTTGAAGAACCCTGAGGGAGAATTAGCCGAATGTCTGAAAGCTTTTGTGGAAGCAA TTGTGAACGAGAATGTAAGCCTGGTTATATCTCGACAACTACTCACGGATGTCAGCACACACTTGGCTCTGCTGGCTGATAATGTTTCACAGGAAGTTTCCCATTTTGCTTTAGATGTTATACAACCAAGAGTGATATCTTTTGAAGAACAG GTGGCCAGCATCAGACAGCACTTGGCAGATATTTATGAACGTAACCAAAACTGGAAGGAAGCTGCCAATGTGCTGGTGGGGATCCCTCTGGAGACTGGTCAAAA acaataCTCAGTGGACTACAAATTAGAAACATACTTGAAGATAGCTAGACTGTACCTAGAGGTGGATGACCCCGTGCAGGCAGAGGCCTTCGTCAACAGAGCCTCCCTGTTGCAAGCGGAGACCACCAATGAACAGCTGCAGATCTACTACAAAGTGTGCTATGCTAGGGTTTTAGATTATAGGAG aaaattcATCGAAGCCGCTCAAAGATACAATGAGCTCTCTTACAGAAATATTATACATGAAGATGAAAGGATGACTTGCTTGAGGAATGCTCTTATATGTACTGTGCTAGCATCTGCAg GTCAACAAAGATCGCGAATGTTAGCTACTTTATTCAAAGATGAGCGCTGTCAGCAGCTACCAGCATATTCAATTCTAGAAAAGATGTACTTAGACAGAATAATTCGTCGCTCAGAGCTGCACGAGTTTGAAGCACTCATGCAGACTCACCAGAAG GCGACGACATCAGACGGGACCACGATACTGGACCGCGCCGTGTTCGAGCACAACCTGCTGTCGGCGAGCAAGCTGTACAACAACATCACATTCGAGGAGCTCGGCGCGCTCCTGGAGACTCCGCCCGCGAAGGCCGAGCGCATCGCCAGCCACATGATCAGCGAGGGCCGCATGAACGGGTACATCGATCAGATCAGCTCCGTCGTGCATTTCGAAA CACGCGAGATCCTACCGCAGTGGGACAAGCAGATCCAGTCGCTATGCTACCAGGTGAACAGCCTCATCGAGCAGATCGCCGCCGCCGAGCCAGAGTGGATGGCCAAGCTCATGGAGGAAGAGATGATCCAGTAA
- the LOC126373671 gene encoding COP9 signalosome complex subunit 4 isoform X1 has product MQLNMPLNLQGVRQYLSELRNSGGLHKDQAEKYRNVLMEILKNPEGELAECLKAFVEAIVNENVSLVISRQLLTDVSTHLALLADNVSQEVSHFALDVIQPRVISFEEQVASIRQHLADIYERNQNWKEAANVLVGIPLETGQKQYSVDYKLETYLKIARLYLEVDDPVQAEAFVNRASLLQAETTNEQLQIYYKVCYARVLDYRRKFIEAAQRYNELSYRNIIHEDERMTCLRNALICTVLASAGQQRSRMLATLFKDERCQQLPAYSILEKMYLDRIIRRSELHEFEALMQTHQKVWNIRNHLFNATTSDGTTILDRAVFEHNLLSASKLYNNITFEELGALLETPPAKAERIASHMISEGRMNGYIDQISSVVHFETREILPQWDKQIQSLCYQVNSLIEQIAAAEPEWMAKLMEEEMIQ; this is encoded by the exons atgcaATTAAATATGCCTCTCAATCTACAAGGAGTAAGGCAGTACCTTAGTGAACTTAGAAATTCTGGCGGACTTCACAAAGATCAGGCAGAAAA GTACCGCAATGTTCTCATGGAAATTTTGAAGAACCCTGAGGGAGAATTAGCCGAATGTCTGAAAGCTTTTGTGGAAGCAA TTGTGAACGAGAATGTAAGCCTGGTTATATCTCGACAACTACTCACGGATGTCAGCACACACTTGGCTCTGCTGGCTGATAATGTTTCACAGGAAGTTTCCCATTTTGCTTTAGATGTTATACAACCAAGAGTGATATCTTTTGAAGAACAG GTGGCCAGCATCAGACAGCACTTGGCAGATATTTATGAACGTAACCAAAACTGGAAGGAAGCTGCCAATGTGCTGGTGGGGATCCCTCTGGAGACTGGTCAAAA acaataCTCAGTGGACTACAAATTAGAAACATACTTGAAGATAGCTAGACTGTACCTAGAGGTGGATGACCCCGTGCAGGCAGAGGCCTTCGTCAACAGAGCCTCCCTGTTGCAAGCGGAGACCACCAATGAACAGCTGCAGATCTACTACAAAGTGTGCTATGCTAGGGTTTTAGATTATAGGAG aaaattcATCGAAGCCGCTCAAAGATACAATGAGCTCTCTTACAGAAATATTATACATGAAGATGAAAGGATGACTTGCTTGAGGAATGCTCTTATATGTACTGTGCTAGCATCTGCAg GTCAACAAAGATCGCGAATGTTAGCTACTTTATTCAAAGATGAGCGCTGTCAGCAGCTACCAGCATATTCAATTCTAGAAAAGATGTACTTAGACAGAATAATTCGTCGCTCAGAGCTGCACGAGTTTGAAGCACTCATGCAGACTCACCAGAAGGTGTGGAacatcagaaatcatttatttaac GCGACGACATCAGACGGGACCACGATACTGGACCGCGCCGTGTTCGAGCACAACCTGCTGTCGGCGAGCAAGCTGTACAACAACATCACATTCGAGGAGCTCGGCGCGCTCCTGGAGACTCCGCCCGCGAAGGCCGAGCGCATCGCCAGCCACATGATCAGCGAGGGCCGCATGAACGGGTACATCGATCAGATCAGCTCCGTCGTGCATTTCGAAA CACGCGAGATCCTACCGCAGTGGGACAAGCAGATCCAGTCGCTATGCTACCAGGTGAACAGCCTCATCGAGCAGATCGCCGCCGCCGAGCCAGAGTGGATGGCCAAGCTCATGGAGGAAGAGATGATCCAGTAA